Proteins encoded together in one Phyllostomus discolor isolate MPI-MPIP mPhyDis1 chromosome 6, mPhyDis1.pri.v3, whole genome shotgun sequence window:
- the ZDHHC5 gene encoding palmitoyltransferase ZDHHC5 — MPAESGKRFKPSKYVPVSAAAIFLVGATTLFFAFTCPGLSLSVSPAVPIYNAIVFLFVLANFSMATFMDPGIFPRAEEDEDKEDDFRAPLYKTVEIKGIQVRMKWCATCRFYRPPRCSHCSVCDNCVEEFDHHCPWVNNCIGRRNYRYFFLFLLSLTAHIMGVFGFGLLYVLYHMEELSGVRTAVTMAVMCVAGLFFIPVAGLTGFHVVLVARGRTTNEQVTGKFRGGVNPFTNGCCNNVSRVLCSSPAPRYLGRPKKEKTIVIRPPFLRPEVSDGQITVKIMDNGIQGELRRSKSKGSLEITESQSADAEPPPPPKPDLSRYTGLRTHLNLATNEDSSLLGKDSPPTPTMYKYRPGYSSSSTTAAMPHSSSAKLSRGDSLKEPTSIAESSRHPSYRSEPSLEPESFRSPTFGKSFHFDPLSSGSRSSSLKSAQGTGFELGQLQSIRSEGTTSTSYKSLANQTRNGSLSYDSLLTPSDSPDFESVQAGPEPDPPLGYTSPFLSARLAQQREAERHPHLVPTGPAHREPSPVRYDNLSRHIVASLQEREKLLRQSPPLPGREEEPGLGDSGIQSTPGSGHAPRTSSSSDDSKRSPLGKTPLGRPAVPRFGKPDGLRGRGLGSPEPGPTAPYLGRSMSYSSQKAPPGVSEMEEVALQPLLTPKDDVQLKTAYSKSNGQPKSIGSASPGPGQPPLSSPTRGGVKKVSGVGGTTYEISV, encoded by the exons CTGTCCAGGACTAAGCCTCAGTGTGTCACCTGCAGTGCCCATCTACAATGcgattgtttttctctttgtgctGGCCAACTTCAGCATGGCCACCTTTATGGACCCAGGCATTTTCCCTCGAG CTGAGGAGGATGAAGATAAGGAAGATGACTTCCGAGCTCCCCTTTACAAAACAGTGGAAATCAAGGGCATCCAGGTGCGCATGAAATGGTGTGCCACCTGCCGCTTCTACCGTCCTCCTCGATGTTCCCACTGCAGTGTCTGTGACAATTGTGTGGAG GAATTTGATCATCACTGCCCCTGGGTGAACAACTGTATTGGTCGCCGGAACTACCgttacttcttcctcttccttctttccttgacAGCACACATTATGGGTGTGTTTGGCTTTGGCCTCCTTTATGTCCTCTATCACATGGAGGAGCTCTCAGGGGTCCGCACGGCTGTCAC AATGGCAGTGATGTGTGTGGCTGGCTTATTCTTCATCCCTGTAGCTGGCCTCACGGGATTTCACGTGGTGCTGGTGGCTAGGGGACGCACAACCAATGAACAG gTTACGGGTAAATTCCGGGGAGGTGTGAACCCTTTTACTAATGGCTGCTGTAACAATGTCAGCCGTGTACTCTGCAGTTCCCCAGCACCCAG GTATTTGGGGAGACCAAAGAAAGAGAAGACCATTGTAATCAGACCTCCCTTCCTTCGACCAGAAGTGTCAGATGGGCAGATAACTGTGAAGATCATGGACAATGGCATCCAGGGAGAGCTGAGGAGAAGTAAG TCTAAGGGAAGCTTGGAGATTACAGAGAGCCAGTCCGCAGATGCTGAACCTCCACCTCCTCCTAAGCCGGACCTGAGCCGTTACACGGGGCTACGAACACACCTCAACCTGGCTACTAATGAGG ATAGCAGCCTCTTGGGCAAGGACAGCCCCCCCACACCTACCATGTACAAGTATCGGCCAGGCTACAGTAGCAGCAGCACAACAGCCGCCATGCCTCATTCTTCCAGCGCCAAG TTGAGTCGTGGTGACAGCTTGAAGGAGCCAACCTCAATTGCAGAGAGCAGCCGCCATCCCAGCTACCGCTCAGAGCCCAGCTTGGAGCCAGAGAGCTTTCGTTCTCCCACTTTTGGCAAAAGTTTTCACTTCGATCCACTGTCCAGTGGTTCACGTTCCTCCAGCCTCAAGTCAGCCCAGGGCACAGGCTTTGAGCTGGGCCAGTTGCAGTCCATTCGTTCAGAGGGCACAACCTCCACCTCCTACAAGAGCCTAGCCAACCAGACACGCAATGGAAGCCTATCTTATGACAGCCTGCTCACTCCTTCAGACAGCCCTGATTTTGAGTCAGTGCAGGCAGGGCCTGAGCCAGACCCGCCTTTAGGCTACACCTCTCCCTTCCTGTCAGCCCGGCTGGCCCAGCAACGGGAAGCCGAGAGGCACCCACATTTGGTGCCAACCGGCCCAGCACACCGAGAGCCCTCACCAGTCCGGTACGACAATCTGTCGCGCCATATTGTGGCCTCCCTCCAGGAACGAGAGAAGCTGCTACGCCAgtcacccccactcccaggccgCGAGGAAGAACCAGGCTTGGGGGACTCAGGCATTCAGTCGACACCAGGCTCTGGCCATGCCCCTCGTACTAGTTCTTCCTCAGATGATTCGAAGAGATCACCCTTGGGCAAGACTCCGCTGGGACGTCCAGCTGTCCCCCGTTTTGGGAAGCCAGATGGGCTAAGAGGCCGGGGACTAGGGTCCCCTGAACCAGGCCCAACTGCCCCATACCTGGGCCGATCTATGTCTTACAGCAGCCAAAAAGCCCCACCTGGCGTCTCGGAGATGGAGGAAGTGGCCTTGCAGCCGTTACTGACACCCAA agATGACGTACAGCTCAAGACCGCCTACAGCAAATCCAACGGGCAGCCCAAGAGTATAGGCTCGGCCTCCCCTGGCCCGGGCCAGCCACCTCTCAGTAGCCCCACAAGGGGAGGAGTCAAGAAGGTGTCCGGAGTAGGTGGCACCACCTACGAGATTTCAGTGTGA
- the MED19 gene encoding mediator of RNA polymerase II transcription subunit 19, with translation MKTISARCRDSAGVEGKMENFTALFGAQADPPPPPTALGFGPGKPPPPPPPPPGGGPGTAPAPTAATAPPGADKSAAGCGPFYLMRELPGSTELTGSTNLITHYNLEHAYNKFCGKKVKEKLSNFLPDLPGMIDLPGSHDNSSLRSLIEKPPILSGSFNPITGTMLAGFRLHTGPLPEQCRLMHIQPPKKKNKHKHKQSRTQDPVPPETPSDSDHKKKKKKKEEDPERKRKKKEKKKKKNRHSPDHPGMGSSQASSSSSLR, from the exons ATGAAAACCATTAGCGCCAGATGTCGTGACAGCGCCGGGGTGGAAGGAAAGATGGAGAATTTCACTGCGCTGTTCGGGGCTCAGGCCgacccaccaccacccccaaccgCACTTGGCTTTGGACCGGGAAAACCTCCACCaccgcctcccccacctccaggcgGAGGACCCGGCACGGCTCCGGCCCCCACCGCGGCCACGGCCCCTCCCGGTGCAGACAAATCAGCAGCTGGATGTGGTCCCTTCTACCTAATGCGGGAACTTCCAG GCAGCACCGAGCTGACAGGCAGTACCAACCTGATCACACACTACAACCTGGAACATGCCTACAATAAATTCTGtgggaagaaggtgaaagagaagCTGAGTAACTTCCTGCCTGACCTGCCAGGGATGATTGATCTGCCAGGTTCCCATGATAACAGCAGCCTCCGCTCCCTCATTGAGAAGCCCCCTATTCTTAGTGGCTCTTTCAATCCTATCACAGGGACCATGCTGGCTGGCTTTCGCCTCCACACTGGCCCG TTGCCAGAGCAGTGTCGTCTCATGCATATTCAGCCtcccaagaaaaagaataagcaCAAGCACAAACAGAGCCGTACCCAGGATCCTGTCCCCCCAG AAACACCATCTGATTCagatcacaagaaaaagaaaaagaaaaaagaagaggaccCTGAacggaaaaggaagaagaaagagaagaagaaaaagaag AACCGACACAGTCCAGACCACCCAGGTATGggcagttctcaggccagcagcagcagcagcctccgcTAA
- the TMX2 gene encoding thioredoxin-related transmembrane protein 2 isoform X1: MAVLAPLIALVYSVPRLSRWLARPYYLLSALLSAAFLLVRKLPPVCYTLPTQREDGNPCDFDWREVEILMFLSAIVMMKNRRSITVEQHIGNIFMFSKVANAILFFRLDIRMGLLYVTFCIVFLMTCKPPLYMGPEYIKYFNDKTIDEELERDKRVTWIVEFFANWSNDCQSFAPIYADLSLKYNCTGLNFGKVDVGRYTDVSTRYKVSTSPLTKQLPTLILFQGGKEVMRRPQIDKKGRAVSWTFSEENVIREFSLNELYQRAKKQRKAGDNIPEEQPVTPNPMAVPNGESKKDK, translated from the exons ATGGCGGTCCTGGCACCTTTGATTGCCCTGGTGTATTCGGTGCCGCGCCTTTCACGGTGGCTGGCCCGACCTTATTACCTTCTGTCAGCCCTGCTCTCGGCTGCCTTCCTACTCGTAAGGAAGCTGCCCCCGGTCTGTTATACTCTCCCCACACAGCGCGAAGACGGCAACCCATGTGACTTTGACTGG AGGGAAGTAGAGATCCTGATGTTTCTCAGTGCCATTGTGATGATGAAGAACCGCAGGTCCA TCACTGTGGAACAACATATAGGCAACATCTTCATGTTTAGTAAAGTGGCCAATGCCATACTTTTCTTCCGCCTGGATATTCGCATGGGCCTGCTTTACGTCACATTCTGCATAG tGTTCCTGATGACATGCAAACCTCCCCTGTACATGGGCCCTGAGTACATCAAGTACTTCAACGATAAAACCATTGAT GAAGAGCTGGAACGGGACAAGAGGGTCACTTGGATTGTGGAGTTCTTTGCCAATTGGTCTAATGACTGCCAATCATTTGCTCCAATCTATGCTGATCTCTCCCTCAA GTACAACTGTACGGGACTAAATTTTGGGAAAGTGGACGTTGGACGCTACACTGATGTTAGTACCCG GTACAAAGTGAGCACATCCCCCCTCACCAAGCAGCTTCCTACCCTGATCCTGTTCCAAGGTGGAAAGGAGGTCATGCGGCGGCCACAGATTGACAAGAAAGGACGAGCTGTCTCTTGGACTTTCTCTGAG GAGAACGTGATCCGTGAATTCAGCTTGAATGAATTGTATCAACGGGCCAAGAAGCAACGGAAGGCCGGAGATAATATTCCTGAGGAGCAGCCTGTGACCCCAAATCCCATGGCAGTGCCAAATGGGGAAAGCAAGAAGGACAAATAG
- the TMX2 gene encoding thioredoxin-related transmembrane protein 2 isoform X2 — MAVLAPLIALVYSVPRLSRWLARPYYLLSALLSAAFLLVRKLPPVCYTLPTQREDGNPCDFDWREVEILMFLSAIVMMKNRRSITVEQHIGNIFMFSKVANAILFFRLDIRMGLLYVTFCIVFLMTCKPPLYMGPEYIKYFNDKTIDEELERDKRVTWIVEFFANWSNDCQSFAPIYADLSLKYNCTGLNFGKVDVGRYTDVQSEHIPPHQAASYPDPVPRWKGGHAAATD, encoded by the exons ATGGCGGTCCTGGCACCTTTGATTGCCCTGGTGTATTCGGTGCCGCGCCTTTCACGGTGGCTGGCCCGACCTTATTACCTTCTGTCAGCCCTGCTCTCGGCTGCCTTCCTACTCGTAAGGAAGCTGCCCCCGGTCTGTTATACTCTCCCCACACAGCGCGAAGACGGCAACCCATGTGACTTTGACTGG AGGGAAGTAGAGATCCTGATGTTTCTCAGTGCCATTGTGATGATGAAGAACCGCAGGTCCA TCACTGTGGAACAACATATAGGCAACATCTTCATGTTTAGTAAAGTGGCCAATGCCATACTTTTCTTCCGCCTGGATATTCGCATGGGCCTGCTTTACGTCACATTCTGCATAG tGTTCCTGATGACATGCAAACCTCCCCTGTACATGGGCCCTGAGTACATCAAGTACTTCAACGATAAAACCATTGAT GAAGAGCTGGAACGGGACAAGAGGGTCACTTGGATTGTGGAGTTCTTTGCCAATTGGTCTAATGACTGCCAATCATTTGCTCCAATCTATGCTGATCTCTCCCTCAA GTACAACTGTACGGGACTAAATTTTGGGAAAGTGGACGTTGGACGCTACACTGAT GTACAAAGTGAGCACATCCCCCCTCACCAAGCAGCTTCCTACCCTGATCCTGTTCCAAGGTGGAAAGGAGGTCATGCGGCGGCCACAGATTGA
- the SELENOH gene encoding selenoprotein H yields the protein MASRGRKRKAEAAVVAAPEKQEKLAGGQKEVEGATVVIEHCTSURVYGRNAAALSQALRLEAPELPVKLNPAKPRRGSFEVTLLRPDGSSAELWTGIKKGPPRKLKFPEPQEVVEKLKKYLP from the exons ATGGCTTCTCGCGGGAGGAAGCGAAAGGCAGAGGCGGCAGTGGTTGCGGCACCTGAGAAACAGGAGAAGTTGGCTGGCGGCCAGAAGGAAGTGGAGGGAGCGACCGTAGTTATCGAGCATTG CACGAGCTGACGCGTGTACGGGCGCAACGCCGCGGCCCTGAGCCAGGCGCTGCGCCTGGAGGCTCCGGAGCTTCCAGTGAAGTTGAACCCTGCCAAGCCGCGGAGGGGCAGCTTCGAGGTGACGCTGCTACGCCCAGACGGCAGCA GTGCAGAGCTCTGGACTGGGATTAAGAAGGGGCCCCCACGCAAACTAAAGTTCCCTGAGCCGCAAGAGGTGGTGGAGAAGCTCAAGAAGTACCTTCCGTAG
- the BTBD18 gene encoding BTB/POZ domain-containing protein 18: MCSPASPKIIYRNSRFLRLAFLQLYHQQQSGMFCDVLLQAEGEVVPAHCCILSACSPFFKERLEQERPAQGCKVVLELGGLKIRTLRKLVDFLYTSEMELSQEEAQDVLSAARQLHVSELESLQLEGGKLVKAPQGRRLNRECLQPPSTAPISARVVASSHRPQTPLPVTQTPCPFGAVRLKLSGKDEGPQDKSNRQNAENLSGTLLLKRKVRACTAPQEESSSPSSHSQGSKENKSDATLGPTELSPPSLDPSVDKRLLPRKIRLSRSKPSHDVCTSKSSSILSGPSSVPAAPGRRLWRQKSINKVPEDKQKPGRASPLHSTPSPSGLGKMGGSKKQSPEVRAPNSDSAEEGQVGRVKLRKIVNGTCWEVVQEPPLKTSQVSPHVPEPGDSGEPPGAQLSSANQQEISTTVDLGQDSPVCSRLEDILLSASCSPDHPVVKSEFGSSPELVGKEPGFDIDCREEYAFDTALLGQPCEAEEYRITSVAATNELEEILDFMLCGSDIEPPTGSLESPRAEGYRTPSYHLTETGKNWMEGEEWYLPDMELWPRELTGLEKEPVGENKEPVEPISPLVIPSKISEGEVLSIGSSWIQGQETPSSQPLDSQRERLHIDSLDPPQSSYGVFSPPCSNWVETGPEMSLAMEEVLYPAPEPGKEVLINCEPMDPLSASPEEEEIDVVDWTSEGRLVPTGIPSVWPDPSSESETEVDILT; this comes from the exons ATGTGTTCTCCTGCCAGTCCCAAAATCATATACAGGAATTCCCGGTTCCTCCGGTTGGCTTTTCTGCAGCTTTATCACCAGCAACAGAGTGGGATGTTCTGTGATGTTCTTCTGCAAGCAGAAG GTGAGGTTGTCCCAGCCCATTGCTGTATCCTGTCTGCCTGCAGCCCCTTCTTCAAAGAGCGCCTGGAGCAGGAGAGGCCAGCTCAGGGATGTAAGGTGGTACTGGAGCTGGGCGGCCTGAAGATCAGGACACTTAGGAAGCTGGTAGACTTCCTGTATACCTCAGAGATGGAACTATCTCAAGAAGAAGCCCAGGATGTGCTTTCCGCTGCCCGTCAGCTCCATGTGTCTGAGCTAGAATCCCTTCAGCTAGAGGGTGGAAAATTGGTGAAAGCCCCTCAAGGCCGAAGACTGAACCGGGAGTGTTTACAACCTCCAAGCACTGCACCAATCTCTGCCAGGGTGGTGGCATCCAGCCACCGCCCTCAAACTCCACTGCCTGTTACTCAGACTCCCTGTCCTTTCGGAGCAGTGAGATTGAAGTTGTCAGGGAAGGATGAGGGGCCCCAGGACAAAAGCAACCGCCAGAATGCAGAGAACTTGTCTGGCACTCTTCTACTCAAGAGGAAGGTCAGAGCCTGCACAGCTCCACAAGAAGAAAGCTCTTCACCATCAAGTCACAGTCAGGGGTCTAAAGAGAACAAGAGTGATGCCACTCTTGGTCCTACAGAGCTTTCTCCACCCAGTTTGGATCCGTCTGTGGATAAGCGACTATTGCCCAGAAAGATCAGGCTGAGCCGTTCAAAGCCATCACATGATGTCTGCACATCCAAGTCTTCCAGCATTTTAAGCGGACCCAGCTcagtgcctgcagcccctggccgGCGTCTTTGGCGACAGAAGAGCATAAATAAAGTGCCAGAGGACAAGCAGAAACCAGGGAGAGCTAGTCCTCTACATAGCACCCCAAGCCCATCTGGTCTTGGAAAGATGGGTGGGAGTAAGAAACAGAGTCCTGAAGTCAGGGCACCTAACTCAGACTCTGCAGAGGAGGGGCAGGTTGGAAGAGTGAAACTTAGGAAAATTGTCAATGGGACCTGCTGGGAGGTGGTGCAGGAGCCTCCCCTCAAAACCTCTCAAGTTAGCCCTCATGTCCCAGAACctggagactcaggagagccTCCCGGGGCTCAGCTATCCTCAGCTAACCAGCAGGAAATATCTACTACAGTAGACCTGGGTCAGGACTCCCCAGTGTGCTCTAGGCTAGAAGACATTCTGCTGTCTGCTAGCTGCTCCCCAGACCACCCAGTGGTGAAGTCTGAGTTTGGGTCCAGTCCAGAGCTGGTAGGGAAGGAACCTGGGTTTGATATTGACTGCAGAGAGGAATATGCATTCGATACAGCCCTGCTGGGGCAGCCCTGTGAAGCTGAAGAGTACCGAATCACAAGCGTTGCTGCCACCAATGAGCTGGAGGAGATCCTAGACTTCATGCTATGTGGCTCAGATATTGAGCCACCTACAGGATCTCTGGAGAGTCCCAGGGCTGAGGGCTATAGAACTCCTAGTTATCACCTGACAGAAACAGGAAAGAACTGgatggaaggggaagaatggtATTTACCGGACATGGAACTCTGGCCCAGGGAGCTCACAGGATTGGAAAAGGAACCTGTTGGTGAGAACAAAGAACCAGTTGAACCCATTAGCCCCCTTGTCATACCCTCTAAGATTAGTGAAGGGGAGGTGCTTTCAATAGGAAGCTCTTGGATTCAAGGCCAAGAAACTCCCAGCTCTCAGCCACTGGATagtcagagagagagacttcACATTGACTCCCTTGACCCTCCCCAAAGTTCCTATGGGGTCTTCTCACCTCCCTGTTCTAACTGGGTGGAGACTGGGCCAGAAATGTCCCTAGCAATGGAAGAAGTGTTGTACCCTGCTCCAGAACCAGGAAAGGAGGTACTTATCAACTGTGAACCAATGGACCCACTCTCTGCCAGtcctgaagaggaagaaattgatgTGGTAGACTGGACATCAGAGGGGAGACTGGTACCCACCGGTATTCCTTCCGTGTGGCCTGACCCTTCCTCAGAGTCAGAAACAGAGGTAGACATACTAACCTAG